Proteins from a single region of Nitrospira sp.:
- a CDS encoding SUMF1/EgtB/PvdO family nonheme iron enzyme — MSAPVFGLGILSIPRSLSVVFLTFALSWCHPTIGLAARHPTPAPSPELAKHLTSIASITIASPSIRIPEGPFLLGSVRVDDDPYGMGTQFDDTELPQHRVWLDAYEIDRDEISLSEYLIYLQSRKLHPSKELQHLIWHVITVHSVSDETLAQWPALYVTWKEADSLCRSLGKRLPTEAEWEKAARGPDGNRFPWGDTLPDNSLAMFGQHHVHEIPILAPVSSGDAGKSYYGLHHMAGNVAEWVNDWFGFDYYAYMPERNPPGPTSGRYKSLRGGSWKSRPIMLRTATRSGAPADQRSATVGFRCAKSTSPLDTR, encoded by the coding sequence ATGTCCGCGCCGGTCTTTGGATTGGGAATCCTGTCGATTCCCCGTTCACTCAGTGTGGTATTCCTGACCTTCGCCCTGAGTTGGTGTCATCCGACGATTGGGCTCGCCGCTCGCCATCCGACGCCGGCTCCCTCCCCGGAACTGGCTAAACATCTGACATCGATCGCGAGCATCACCATTGCGTCGCCGTCGATCCGTATCCCGGAAGGGCCATTTCTCCTGGGCAGCGTGCGCGTGGATGACGATCCCTACGGGATGGGGACGCAGTTTGATGATACGGAACTCCCGCAGCATCGCGTGTGGCTGGACGCGTACGAGATCGACCGCGACGAAATCAGCCTCAGCGAATATCTCATCTATCTCCAGAGCCGGAAACTGCATCCTTCAAAGGAGCTTCAGCACCTGATCTGGCACGTCATCACCGTGCACTCGGTCAGCGATGAGACTCTGGCCCAGTGGCCGGCCCTATATGTGACCTGGAAAGAAGCAGACAGCCTCTGCCGCTCACTCGGCAAACGCTTGCCGACCGAGGCCGAATGGGAAAAGGCCGCGCGCGGGCCGGATGGGAATCGGTTTCCCTGGGGAGACACGCTCCCCGACAATTCGCTGGCGATGTTCGGACAGCATCACGTGCATGAAATTCCGATTCTCGCGCCGGTGAGCAGCGGAGACGCGGGGAAAAGCTACTACGGCCTCCATCACATGGCGGGCAACGTCGCCGAGTGGGTCAACGACTGGTTCGGGTTCGACTACTATGCGTATATGCCGGAGCGGAATCCGCCCGGCCCGACGAGCGGACGCTACAAGAGCCTCCGCGGAGGATCATGGAAGAGCCGTCCCATCATGCTCAGAACGGCAACACGCAGCGGCGCGCCGGCGGATCAACGGTCGGCTACGGTCGGCTTCCGCTGCGCCAAATCAACCTCGCCACTGGACACGCGGTAA
- a CDS encoding MBL fold metallo-hydrolase, translating to MIRKTFSVPPLGCNCSIIGDPVTKQAVVVDPGGAPERILREVQALGLTVVSILHTHAHFDHFLASGAMKQATGASLCLHPDDRPLWELLETQCRMFGVPYVPAPPPDQWLTDAERLMVGELEGVALHTPGHTPGSMCFHFPAAKLLVAGDTLFRGSIGRTDLWGGDFEAIEQSIRERLYTLDERTAVVTGHGAETEIGVEREHNSFVRA from the coding sequence ATGATTCGCAAGACATTTTCGGTCCCCCCACTCGGTTGTAACTGTTCGATCATCGGAGATCCCGTGACCAAGCAGGCCGTCGTGGTCGATCCCGGTGGCGCGCCCGAGCGCATTCTGCGGGAAGTGCAGGCGTTGGGTTTGACCGTCGTGAGCATTCTGCACACCCATGCGCACTTCGATCACTTTCTGGCATCGGGCGCCATGAAGCAAGCCACAGGCGCGTCGCTCTGCCTGCATCCGGATGACCGCCCGCTGTGGGAGCTTCTGGAGACGCAATGTCGCATGTTCGGTGTGCCCTATGTGCCGGCCCCGCCGCCGGACCAGTGGCTCACCGACGCGGAGCGTCTGATGGTCGGGGAGCTGGAGGGCGTCGCCTTACATACGCCCGGGCATACGCCTGGATCCATGTGTTTCCATTTTCCGGCGGCGAAGCTTCTCGTGGCCGGCGACACGTTGTTTCGTGGCAGCATCGGTCGCACCGATTTGTGGGGCGGCGATTTCGAGGCGATCGAACAGTCGATTCGGGAGCGACTATACACGCTTGATGAACGAACCGCTGTGGTCACCGGGCATGGAGCCGAAACCGAAATCGGTGTCGAACGGGAGCACAATTCCTTTGTGCGGGCGTAA
- a CDS encoding bifunctional nuclease family protein, whose product MIAIAGRWWVGALCLSLSAVWSGDLPAQAADGVAAPQVTISDVRVGLSDRGPVLLLSADGKTIPVFVDHTVAASIQAALTGEQLPRPLSHDLMHTILEALGGRVVRTVITLKSGTFYGSLTVAFQGQEKVFDSRSSDSIALAIHFHAPILVARDLLESAGTPSHEPTPQTL is encoded by the coding sequence ATGATTGCGATTGCAGGACGGTGGTGGGTGGGTGCGCTCTGTCTCTCATTGTCGGCCGTATGGTCCGGCGATCTGCCGGCGCAGGCCGCTGACGGTGTCGCCGCTCCTCAGGTGACCATCAGCGACGTGCGGGTCGGTTTGTCCGATCGTGGACCCGTGCTATTGCTGTCGGCGGACGGGAAGACTATACCCGTTTTTGTCGATCATACGGTGGCCGCCTCTATTCAGGCGGCGTTGACCGGTGAACAGCTGCCCCGTCCGCTCTCTCATGATTTGATGCATACCATTCTCGAAGCGTTGGGCGGGCGGGTCGTCCGGACGGTCATTACCTTGAAGTCGGGTACCTTCTACGGAAGTTTGACCGTGGCCTTTCAAGGGCAAGAGAAGGTGTTCGATAGCCGGTCCTCGGACTCCATCGCGCTGGCGATTCATTTTCATGCGCCGATTCTCGTCGCCCGGGATTTGCTGGAGTCGGCCGGCACGCCGTCTCACGAACCGACACCGCAGACGCTATAG
- a CDS encoding PilZ domain-containing protein, which produces MKNQRKHERVRVQFRSHFSMKGKMLAGDGDLTDLSPGGCRILSSVPVTVGAEVELCIFPGDNANPILIDAATVRWCRPNEFGLSITKIRVPVQRQLTDVWRKLAKPA; this is translated from the coding sequence ATGAAAAATCAACGCAAACATGAGCGCGTACGCGTCCAGTTTCGCAGCCATTTTTCCATGAAGGGGAAGATGCTGGCCGGGGATGGAGACCTGACGGATTTGTCTCCCGGCGGCTGCCGGATTCTCAGTTCGGTGCCGGTGACGGTGGGCGCTGAGGTGGAGCTGTGTATTTTCCCCGGTGACAACGCCAACCCGATTCTGATCGACGCCGCCACGGTACGGTGGTGCCGGCCGAATGAGTTCGGTCTCTCCATCACGAAGATCCGGGTGCCGGTCCAGCGCCAATTGACGGATGTCTGGCGTAAACTCGCGAAGCCGGCCTAG
- the trpS gene encoding tryptophan--tRNA ligase, translating to MTTTRKRVLSGMQASGLLHLGNWLGALENWNALQAQYDCFFFVADWHALSSNYADTSRIREYVREMLIDWLAAGIDPQRATVFIQSQVPDHAVLHLLFSMIIPVSWLERNPTYKEKQEEIKERDLSTYGFLGYPVLQAADILLYKPDFVPVGKDQLPHLELTRELARRFNGLYGVVFPEPQEHLTKFPKVLGTDGRKMSKSYGNAINLSDTEPVVRQKIKTMITDPARVRRTDPGNPDVCPVFDFHKIFSPLPVIDQVNQDCRTAAIGCIDCKKLVADRIVERLAPMWEVRAALTQQPGRLNDIVEDGRRRATAVSSQTMAEVREAMKI from the coding sequence ATGACGACGACTCGAAAGCGGGTATTGAGCGGAATGCAGGCGAGCGGCCTGCTGCATCTCGGCAATTGGTTGGGGGCGCTGGAAAACTGGAATGCGCTGCAAGCGCAATACGATTGTTTTTTCTTTGTGGCGGACTGGCATGCCTTATCGTCCAACTATGCCGATACCAGCCGCATTCGCGAGTACGTACGAGAAATGTTGATCGATTGGCTGGCGGCCGGCATCGATCCGCAACGCGCCACTGTCTTCATCCAATCGCAGGTTCCGGACCATGCGGTTCTTCACCTGCTGTTTTCGATGATCATCCCCGTGTCCTGGCTGGAGCGGAACCCCACCTACAAGGAAAAGCAGGAAGAGATCAAAGAGCGCGATCTCAGCACCTACGGATTCCTCGGCTACCCGGTCCTGCAAGCGGCAGACATTTTGCTGTACAAACCGGATTTCGTGCCGGTCGGCAAAGACCAACTGCCGCATCTCGAACTCACCCGCGAACTTGCTCGACGGTTCAACGGTCTCTACGGTGTCGTCTTTCCCGAGCCGCAGGAACATCTGACCAAGTTTCCAAAAGTGCTGGGCACCGACGGACGGAAGATGAGCAAGAGCTACGGCAACGCCATCAATCTTTCCGATACGGAACCGGTAGTCCGGCAGAAGATCAAGACGATGATTACCGATCCCGCGCGGGTCCGGCGCACCGATCCCGGTAACCCCGATGTCTGCCCGGTGTTCGATTTTCATAAAATCTTTTCGCCACTGCCGGTCATCGACCAGGTCAACCAAGATTGCCGCACGGCCGCCATCGGCTGCATCGACTGCAAGAAGCTTGTTGCCGATCGGATTGTGGAGCGCCTTGCGCCGATGTGGGAGGTCCGCGCCGCGTTGACCCAGCAACCGGGGCGTCTGAATGACATCGTGGAAGATGGGCGTCGCCGGGCGACAGCTGTCTCCTCCCAGACGATGGCCGAAGTGCGCGAGGCGATGAAGATCTAA
- a CDS encoding ABC transporter substrate-binding protein: protein MVSRPVFCALRLRACRIALAVALLVGSGTLGQAAAASKAPAPSRPAPAKSPAAAGQSALDQAKRLIDAEQPEAAAVMLRRFIESGPAADQLDDAYLLMAAAMFGMKEQAETIRYITQLLGEFPNSELVDRAKLLLAKTHARAGNLDLALPLLSEVRSLSTDPAVKRDALRLTGEFQAQKKDVLRAIQAWLDELPLDTADQAHDTENQIRELVNEKLDGPALVRVRDAYPKTFPGDLASIRLIELHTASGEDHLVERDLRLFLSRFPNHSYAAKAADLQAVVRSKFKSHPYSIAAIFPMSGKLAPFGTEVLNGIQLALERPKDNGEGPSIGLIVKDTESDRGAFLDELSNVLSDDRPLAVIGPLLSKNLPVMSELAERTHVPLITPSATVPNLRRFGTYVFSTALTYGHQAKRVADYAIKEQQFKRVAILYPDTPYGRDLARLFAQEIRQQDGEVIASEPYKEGDNDFRAVLGKLKAEDLKKYGVEVQVDNDPAKTGIRQGAGKKGKRLLYSPGFDAVFIPGRSLDVGLLAAQLAFYDIAVPLLGANGWNTPDFARVADRSVEGGVFADGFFTESTSPVVQEFVERYRKRFQATPSLFAAQGYDAARLAVEAIRRGATTGEAVRDYLMMQHDLPTLSGPSGFNPDGTLNRHVFLIQVKQGKFVPLD from the coding sequence ATGGTTTCTCGACCAGTATTTTGCGCCCTGCGTCTCCGAGCGTGCCGTATCGCCCTCGCGGTGGCGCTCCTCGTCGGCTCCGGTACGCTCGGCCAGGCAGCTGCCGCTTCGAAAGCTCCCGCGCCGTCCCGACCCGCTCCGGCCAAATCTCCGGCAGCCGCCGGACAATCCGCACTAGACCAGGCCAAACGTCTCATCGACGCGGAGCAACCGGAAGCCGCCGCTGTCATGCTCCGTCGCTTCATCGAGAGCGGCCCGGCGGCGGACCAACTCGACGACGCCTACCTCCTGATGGCTGCCGCGATGTTCGGCATGAAGGAACAGGCCGAAACCATCCGCTACATCACTCAATTACTCGGTGAATTTCCCAATTCGGAACTCGTCGATCGCGCGAAGCTCCTCCTTGCGAAAACCCATGCGCGGGCCGGCAATCTGGACCTGGCGCTGCCGCTGCTGTCGGAGGTCCGCAGCCTGTCGACCGACCCCGCCGTCAAGCGGGATGCCTTGCGACTCACCGGCGAATTTCAGGCACAGAAAAAGGACGTGCTGCGTGCCATTCAAGCCTGGTTGGATGAGCTTCCGCTGGATACCGCCGATCAAGCGCACGACACAGAAAATCAGATCCGCGAATTGGTCAACGAGAAATTGGATGGCCCCGCACTCGTGCGTGTCCGCGATGCCTACCCGAAGACGTTCCCTGGAGACTTGGCCTCCATCAGATTGATCGAACTTCACACCGCGTCGGGGGAAGATCATTTGGTCGAACGGGATCTGCGCCTTTTTCTAAGCCGCTTCCCAAACCATTCCTATGCTGCAAAAGCCGCCGATCTTCAGGCGGTGGTCCGGAGCAAATTTAAGTCGCATCCCTATTCCATTGCCGCCATCTTCCCCATGTCCGGGAAACTGGCGCCGTTCGGCACGGAAGTCTTGAACGGCATCCAACTCGCGCTCGAACGCCCGAAGGACAACGGAGAGGGCCCGTCGATCGGCCTGATCGTGAAAGATACGGAATCCGACCGTGGGGCCTTCCTGGACGAACTCTCCAACGTGCTGTCCGACGATCGTCCGCTCGCGGTGATCGGTCCCCTGCTATCGAAAAATCTTCCGGTGATGTCGGAGCTGGCCGAGCGCACACACGTTCCACTCATCACACCCAGCGCAACCGTCCCCAACCTACGACGATTCGGCACCTACGTCTTCAGCACCGCACTCACGTACGGGCACCAGGCCAAACGCGTGGCCGACTATGCGATCAAAGAGCAGCAGTTCAAACGCGTGGCCATTCTTTATCCCGACACGCCGTACGGCCGCGATCTGGCCCGCCTGTTCGCGCAGGAAATCCGGCAACAGGACGGAGAAGTGATCGCGAGCGAGCCCTACAAGGAAGGCGACAACGACTTTCGCGCCGTCCTCGGCAAACTGAAAGCCGAAGATCTGAAAAAGTATGGCGTGGAGGTGCAGGTCGATAACGATCCGGCCAAAACCGGCATCAGACAAGGCGCAGGCAAGAAGGGCAAACGCCTGCTGTATTCACCGGGGTTCGATGCGGTCTTTATCCCGGGACGTTCGCTGGATGTCGGACTGCTGGCCGCCCAATTGGCGTTCTACGATATCGCGGTGCCGTTGCTGGGGGCCAACGGATGGAATACGCCTGACTTCGCACGCGTCGCCGACCGGAGCGTCGAGGGAGGCGTGTTTGCCGACGGATTTTTCACCGAGAGCACCAGTCCGGTCGTGCAGGAATTCGTGGAACGCTATCGCAAGCGTTTTCAGGCCACGCCCTCGCTCTTCGCCGCGCAAGGATACGATGCGGCCCGCTTGGCCGTGGAAGCCATCCGGCGAGGCGCGACAACCGGAGAAGCTGTTCGCGACTACCTGATGATGCAACATGACCTGCCGACCCTGAGCGGCCCCAGCGGGTTCAACCCCGACGGCACGCTCAATCGCCATGTCTTTCTCATCCAAGTGAAACAGGGCAAGTTCGTCCCGCTGGACTGA
- the xerD gene encoding site-specific tyrosine recombinase XerD has protein sequence MSGEAAGHTRHHSDAFPLDGVIERYWNHLRIARGLARNTLLAYQRDVAIFQRYLRDHGLQEAREVTPSFLSAFLNHLHRSGLASASRARALAAIRSLFRFLKQEGMVSANPTVSLRSTSRARRLPKTLSVEEVTRLLSLPVGSSLEDQRDRAMVEVLYAAGVRVSELIGLKIDQCNLDVGYLGITGKGDKQRVVPIGRPAVAEMQAYLLHVRPLLLKQRSSRYVFVSRRGTPLTRQGFWKLLRIRAQRAGIGRLPSPHMLRHSFATHLLQGGADLRSVQAMLGHADIATTQIYTHVDAAQLKKVHSACFPRNRSGLVRAGIDERRAVNVADEPKRGED, from the coding sequence ATGAGCGGTGAGGCCGCAGGTCACACGCGGCACCATTCGGATGCGTTCCCGCTGGATGGCGTGATCGAGCGCTATTGGAACCATCTGCGGATCGCACGAGGCCTGGCCCGCAACACCTTGTTGGCCTATCAGCGGGATGTCGCGATCTTTCAGCGCTATCTCCGGGATCACGGGCTGCAGGAAGCGCGGGAGGTGACGCCCTCGTTCCTGTCTGCATTTCTCAATCATCTGCATCGATCCGGCCTCGCGTCTGCTTCCCGCGCGCGTGCGCTCGCGGCCATCCGTAGCCTGTTCCGATTTCTCAAACAGGAGGGGATGGTCTCTGCCAATCCGACGGTGAGTCTCCGCAGTACCTCACGGGCTCGCCGTTTGCCAAAAACGTTGAGCGTGGAAGAGGTGACGCGGCTGCTGTCACTGCCCGTCGGCTCCTCGCTGGAAGATCAGCGTGATCGTGCCATGGTGGAGGTGTTGTATGCTGCCGGCGTGCGCGTTTCAGAACTCATTGGGCTGAAGATTGATCAGTGCAATCTGGACGTCGGCTACCTCGGAATCACCGGCAAGGGAGACAAGCAGCGCGTAGTGCCGATCGGGCGGCCGGCGGTAGCGGAGATGCAGGCCTATCTGCTGCATGTTCGTCCGTTGCTGTTGAAGCAGCGATCCTCCCGCTATGTGTTTGTGTCGCGCCGTGGCACGCCACTCACACGGCAGGGGTTCTGGAAGCTGCTTCGCATCCGCGCGCAGCGAGCCGGCATCGGGCGGCTGCCTTCGCCTCACATGCTGCGGCATTCGTTCGCCACGCACCTGTTGCAAGGCGGCGCCGACTTACGCTCGGTGCAAGCGATGCTGGGCCATGCGGATATCGCGACGACGCAAATTTATACCCACGTCGATGCGGCACAGTTGAAAAAAGTCCACAGTGCGTGTTTCCCACGCAACAGATCCGGCCTGGTGCGCGCAGGAATTGATGAGCGACGGGCGGTGAACGTGGCGGATGAGCCCAAGCGCGGAGAAGACTGA
- a CDS encoding MotA/TolQ/ExbB proton channel family protein codes for MDRVLTVSGDGVVSAGHGSGGSKESGSAFDHQYMDKTVSYLVQNQVSHLESYLPVLATTGNITPFIGLLGTVLGIIDSFREIGMQGTASIAAVAPGVSEALVATAAGLFTAIPAVIFYNYYLTRIRKTVFRIESFTVEAMRSLQTRLKQTTVGAQS; via the coding sequence ATGGATCGCGTCTTGACCGTGTCAGGGGACGGAGTGGTCAGCGCCGGCCATGGGAGCGGCGGATCGAAGGAATCTGGTTCTGCATTTGATCACCAGTACATGGATAAAACCGTGTCGTACCTGGTGCAGAATCAGGTGTCGCATCTGGAGTCCTACTTGCCGGTGCTGGCGACGACGGGAAACATCACACCGTTTATCGGTTTGCTGGGAACGGTCTTGGGCATCATCGATTCCTTCCGCGAGATCGGCATGCAGGGGACGGCTAGTATCGCTGCCGTGGCGCCTGGTGTCTCGGAGGCGTTGGTGGCGACGGCGGCCGGTTTGTTCACCGCCATTCCCGCGGTCATTTTTTACAATTACTATCTGACGCGCATTCGCAAGACGGTGTTTCGGATTGAGTCATTCACGGTTGAGGCCATGCGTTCCTTGCAAACTCGCTTGAAGCAGACGACGGTTGGGGCTCAGTCATGA
- a CDS encoding biopolymer transporter ExbD, which yields MTSETRHRRFMAEINVIPLVDVVLVLLVIFMVTAPMLYRGMDINLPKSASNTIKPEARAVLSIERDQRLYLDKDAVSVVQLERKLRALKDQSPDVSLYLRADRDVPYGIVVQVMDSVKKAGIEKLGMVTEPTGAEQIKESVATPAQSRKK from the coding sequence ATGACGTCGGAAACCCGTCACCGCCGTTTCATGGCCGAGATCAATGTGATCCCGCTGGTGGACGTGGTGCTGGTGCTGCTGGTCATCTTTATGGTCACCGCCCCCATGTTGTATCGCGGCATGGACATCAACCTGCCCAAATCCGCGAGCAATACGATTAAGCCCGAAGCCAGAGCCGTTTTGTCCATTGAGCGGGATCAGCGTTTGTATTTGGATAAGGACGCCGTGAGCGTGGTGCAGTTGGAGCGCAAACTCCGAGCGTTGAAAGATCAAAGCCCGGATGTCTCGCTGTATTTGCGTGCTGATCGGGATGTCCCGTATGGGATCGTCGTGCAAGTGATGGACAGTGTGAAAAAAGCCGGGATCGAAAAGCTCGGCATGGTGACGGAGCCCACAGGGGCTGAGCAGATAAAGGAGTCGGTGGCGACTCCCGCGCAGTCACGCAAGAAGTAG
- a CDS encoding TonB C-terminal domain-containing protein, producing the protein MTFQALPRHTTLSLIGEMGAPGSDRLRKTLVVSLLLHLCLLSVIMGAKFLKKTERPLSAVEVSLVTLPPVEAKPEPKVDKVEKTVPKPAPKPVQSAPLPVPPKPVQAPTPTPPPPVQAAPAAKPAPPAPTPPPPVPVPKLEAPVLAAPQPIPQAAKSPSSAPVTNRADVLRDVMKDVELPLNAPKYGDIAPMKPAEVKKSAQPKLGSPERSDVDAMLKKLNVPDMAAPQVSIPQEPPKPPVTPTKRSSLSDEMTSDLDRELQDLKKFQPPPPVKSAEPVREVKPMFREPQPTVTAPPVMASIPRAKPTPTLRVPGMAGSNPYLARVQARISGFWTAPPVDLSGKALTVTVRFRLERDGRVGSVVIEQSSGNDYYDMAAQRAIQSAIPLPPFPPDLTDSYFDAHFTFAVGEAAG; encoded by the coding sequence ATGACGTTCCAAGCCCTGCCAAGACATACCACGTTATCGTTGATCGGTGAGATGGGGGCCCCCGGGAGTGATCGTCTTCGTAAGACGCTCGTGGTCTCGCTGCTCCTGCACCTGTGCCTCCTGTCCGTCATCATGGGGGCCAAGTTTTTGAAGAAAACAGAGCGCCCGCTTTCGGCTGTCGAAGTCTCGTTGGTGACGTTGCCGCCTGTGGAGGCGAAGCCTGAACCGAAAGTGGACAAGGTGGAAAAGACGGTGCCGAAGCCTGCGCCCAAACCGGTGCAATCGGCGCCGTTGCCCGTGCCTCCCAAGCCGGTGCAGGCCCCGACCCCGACTCCTCCGCCGCCGGTTCAGGCCGCGCCAGCTGCCAAACCGGCTCCTCCGGCGCCTACGCCACCACCCCCGGTTCCTGTGCCCAAATTAGAGGCACCGGTCCTGGCGGCGCCGCAACCGATTCCGCAGGCGGCCAAGTCGCCTTCCTCGGCGCCGGTGACCAATCGAGCCGATGTGCTGCGGGACGTCATGAAGGATGTGGAGTTGCCGTTAAACGCCCCTAAGTATGGGGACATCGCGCCCATGAAGCCGGCCGAGGTCAAGAAGTCGGCTCAACCCAAGCTCGGGTCGCCGGAGCGGTCCGATGTTGATGCCATGCTGAAGAAGTTGAACGTGCCTGACATGGCGGCTCCGCAAGTGTCGATTCCGCAGGAACCGCCGAAGCCGCCTGTCACGCCGACGAAACGAAGCTCGCTTTCCGACGAAATGACCAGTGATCTGGACCGCGAGCTTCAGGATTTAAAGAAATTTCAACCCCCTCCGCCCGTGAAATCAGCCGAGCCGGTGCGGGAGGTGAAGCCGATGTTCCGTGAACCTCAGCCGACCGTGACGGCACCGCCCGTCATGGCTAGCATTCCTCGCGCGAAGCCCACTCCCACGTTACGAGTACCGGGCATGGCGGGATCGAACCCCTACTTGGCCCGGGTTCAAGCGAGGATCAGTGGATTTTGGACCGCCCCGCCGGTTGATCTCTCAGGCAAAGCGTTGACGGTGACGGTACGGTTCAGGCTGGAGCGGGATGGACGGGTCGGGTCGGTCGTGATTGAGCAATCATCAGGCAACGACTATTACGACATGGCTGCGCAGCGGGCGATTCAAAGCGCGATTCCCTTGCCGCCCTTCCCGCCCGATTTGACCGACTCATATTTTGATGCGCACTTCACTTTTGCCGTAGGCGAGGCTGCAGGATGA
- the tolB gene encoding Tol-Pal system beta propeller repeat protein TolB, translating to MNRVIIGLMMVLCVAVGAGVLGILDSRATDVFLEATRPDFQKIPIGVFGFQNGGGPEWLGGRLEEVLKADLQRSLVFSLVDLPGIGVKAREVSTTDKAIFKQAAENGVSVLVWGKSGQKNGSKDSELLMDGFVYDSGSDEVVGGKRYVGSTSVVRLMAHRFADELVFRYTGEPGIARTKIVYVAEHGNARELFVMDYDGYEPKQITADGFLNLMPRWSPDRRFIVFTAYRSRNTQDIDILELATGKRWTLVSMAGLNITPALSPDGNFLAFASSQDGNSEIYKLDTRTKASQRLTVNQGGDLSPSWSPTGREIVFTSDRGGAPQVFIMSADGSNVRRLTYEGDYNAAPAWSPRGNWIAYVCRTAQRLYKVCIVSPDGQKRVQVTTGPGIDDSPSWSPDGRHLTFSSTVDGKSHIYMVDTDGKNLERITFGGTHNSSPSWSPAL from the coding sequence ATGAATCGTGTGATCATCGGGTTGATGATGGTTCTCTGTGTCGCGGTCGGAGCCGGAGTTCTTGGGATTCTGGATTCCCGCGCGACCGATGTCTTTCTTGAAGCCACCAGGCCGGACTTCCAAAAGATCCCCATCGGGGTGTTTGGGTTTCAGAACGGCGGTGGTCCGGAATGGCTCGGAGGGCGACTCGAAGAGGTGTTGAAGGCCGATCTGCAACGTTCATTGGTGTTTTCGCTGGTGGACTTGCCTGGCATCGGGGTGAAAGCTCGCGAAGTGAGCACGACCGATAAGGCAATCTTCAAGCAGGCTGCCGAGAACGGCGTGTCGGTCCTGGTGTGGGGCAAGTCCGGCCAGAAGAACGGCAGCAAGGACAGCGAGTTGTTGATGGACGGATTCGTCTACGACAGCGGCAGCGACGAGGTGGTGGGCGGTAAGCGGTATGTGGGATCGACGTCGGTCGTGCGATTGATGGCGCACCGGTTTGCCGACGAATTGGTCTTCCGTTACACGGGGGAACCGGGTATCGCCAGAACCAAGATCGTGTACGTCGCGGAGCATGGGAATGCCCGCGAATTATTCGTGATGGATTACGACGGGTATGAGCCGAAACAGATCACGGCGGACGGTTTCCTGAACCTCATGCCGCGCTGGTCGCCGGATCGACGCTTTATCGTGTTCACCGCCTACCGGAGCCGGAACACCCAGGACATCGACATTTTGGAACTGGCGACCGGCAAACGCTGGACGCTGGTCTCGATGGCGGGGTTGAACATTACTCCGGCCTTGTCGCCCGACGGAAATTTTCTGGCGTTTGCGAGCAGTCAGGACGGCAACTCCGAGATCTACAAGCTTGATACGCGCACCAAAGCGTCACAGCGCCTGACCGTCAATCAGGGCGGCGATCTCTCACCCTCCTGGTCCCCCACCGGGCGGGAAATCGTCTTTACGTCCGATCGCGGCGGGGCGCCGCAGGTCTTCATCATGAGTGCCGACGGGTCGAACGTGCGCCGCCTGACCTATGAAGGCGACTACAATGCCGCCCCGGCCTGGTCGCCGCGCGGCAACTGGATTGCGTATGTCTGCCGCACGGCTCAGCGTCTCTATAAGGTGTGCATCGTGTCGCCGGACGGGCAGAAGCGAGTGCAAGTGACGACGGGTCCCGGCATCGACGATTCCCCATCCTGGTCGCCCGACGGCCGGCACCTGACATTCAGTTCGACCGTGGATGGGAAGAGCCACATCTATATGGTCGATACCGACGGAAAAAATCTGGAACGCATCACGTTTGGCGGCACGCATAACAGCTCGCCCTCGTGGTCTCCGGCGCTGTAG